In Leuconostoc kimchii IMSNU 11154, one genomic interval encodes:
- a CDS encoding class C sortase codes for MTEQKNDVNIFLKLFIALMFFIGFLVFMYPFIANGVNNYVAQRELNVVNQLNQNNQKASEKRLRTLIEKNKQRTKENQQLGISPVKNLLGETLKNVPKEDKDYYRQHSLGGIFIPKLSLSLPIFDTTTDSLLYKGITQLPGSSYPVGGNNTHTVLMGHNGLPNQELFTHLDKLKKGDKFFLKIYGKRLAYQIIRIKVVLPTDLSDVTIQENQDLATLVTCTPYMVNTHRLLVTGKRVALDKKTFDDQEKKTISQQSQYLFYLIALIMFFGVIVFYFVRREVIALLSHKRVYQLDFFVYHNNQPVSGCHFILVDYSGKKIVNKLYEETSDSLGYVSFGKINGGRYKVVSTNPNMSIKTFNIRVKHLKDSHFYIKKAVESDYQIQSERNLINEK; via the coding sequence ATGACAGAACAAAAAAACGACGTTAATATTTTTTTAAAATTGTTCATTGCCTTAATGTTTTTTATTGGTTTTTTAGTTTTTATGTATCCGTTTATTGCAAATGGTGTGAATAATTATGTTGCACAAAGAGAATTAAATGTTGTTAATCAATTGAATCAAAACAATCAAAAAGCGAGTGAAAAAAGATTAAGAACATTAATCGAAAAAAACAAGCAAAGAACTAAAGAAAATCAACAATTAGGCATATCGCCTGTTAAAAATCTTTTAGGAGAAACTTTGAAGAATGTTCCAAAGGAAGACAAAGATTATTATCGACAACATTCATTAGGGGGCATATTTATCCCTAAATTATCCTTAAGCTTACCAATATTTGATACAACTACTGATAGTCTTTTATATAAAGGAATTACGCAATTACCTGGTAGCTCTTATCCTGTCGGAGGAAATAATACACATACAGTTCTTATGGGACATAATGGTTTACCGAACCAAGAATTGTTTACTCATCTAGATAAACTAAAAAAAGGTGATAAATTCTTTTTGAAAATATATGGGAAACGTTTGGCTTATCAAATTATTCGTATTAAAGTGGTTTTACCAACGGATCTTAGTGATGTCACTATACAAGAAAACCAAGATTTAGCGACATTGGTTACATGTACACCCTACATGGTAAACACACATCGATTACTGGTTACTGGAAAAAGAGTTGCTTTGGACAAAAAAACATTTGATGATCAGGAAAAAAAGACAATATCACAGCAAAGTCAATATTTATTTTATTTAATTGCCCTTATTATGTTCTTTGGGGTTATAGTTTTTTATTTTGTTAGGCGTGAAGTTATTGCATTATTATCTCATAAAAGAGTGTATCAACTAGACTTTTTTGTTTATCATAATAATCAACCTGTATCTGGATGTCATTTTATCTTGGTAGATTACTCTGGTAAAAAAATAGTCAATAAATTATATGAGGAGACAAGTGATTCGTTAGGATATGTTTCATTTGGTAAAATTAATGGTGGGCGTTATAAAGTCGTATCTACGAATCCAAATATGAGTATTAAGACTTTTAACATTAGGGTTAAACATTTAAAAGATAGTCATTTTTATATCAAAAAAGCAGTTGAAAGCGATTATCAGATTCAATCAGAAAGAAATTTAATAAATGAAAAATAA
- a CDS encoding class C sortase — protein sequence MKNKNKQNIFLNIIFLIGFLVALYPFYVGALNHFIDQQRINTIQKQTSHTIKQKELDMRKKNEKLSKDGLQPGNDPFSGSNYKEHVILKRHLIGTISIPKINLHIPLFDTTNEETLNYGATVLQGTSFPIGGKGTHSVISGHRGLASRVLFTNLNQVKKNDVFVLQVFDKKLAYKIFKIEVIKPENYQGLKIEQSQDLVTLLTCTPYMINSHRLLLTGKRIPYPKDMSSSIQTSDKWHNIQQALIILFVMLFLVGQVILLYKKFVNWRLAKKTYNLAFYRVDLNDIPLPSVPFQLFSKNKKVPIQRDNQNMIRYADRDGLVLFENLPGGCYYIKELALKNNNGVVAGVKKLKSKEMIFYPTKSTRVNYYFKDAKLWIKR from the coding sequence ATGAAAAATAAGAATAAACAAAATATATTTTTAAACATCATTTTTTTAATCGGATTTTTAGTAGCATTGTATCCGTTCTATGTCGGGGCATTGAATCATTTTATAGATCAGCAGCGAATCAATACCATACAAAAACAGACCAGTCATACTATCAAGCAAAAAGAGTTAGATATGAGGAAAAAGAATGAAAAACTTAGTAAAGATGGCTTACAGCCTGGTAATGATCCTTTTTCCGGATCTAACTACAAAGAACATGTTATATTAAAACGACATTTAATAGGGACTATTTCTATTCCCAAAATAAATTTACATATCCCCTTATTTGACACTACAAATGAAGAGACCTTGAACTACGGCGCAACAGTTTTGCAGGGCACGTCTTTTCCAATTGGCGGGAAGGGTACACATAGTGTTATTTCAGGTCATCGAGGATTAGCATCACGTGTGTTATTTACAAATTTGAATCAAGTGAAAAAAAATGATGTTTTTGTATTGCAAGTATTTGACAAAAAGTTAGCGTATAAAATTTTTAAAATAGAAGTTATTAAACCAGAAAATTATCAAGGATTGAAAATTGAACAGAGCCAAGATTTGGTTACTTTATTGACATGTACACCTTATATGATTAATTCACATAGATTATTACTTACTGGAAAACGCATCCCTTATCCGAAAGATATGTCATCAAGTATACAAACTTCGGATAAGTGGCATAATATCCAGCAAGCATTGATTATTCTTTTTGTAATGCTATTTTTAGTTGGTCAAGTTATATTATTATATAAAAAATTTGTAAATTGGAGATTAGCTAAAAAAACATATAACTTAGCATTTTACCGTGTAGATTTAAATGATATACCATTACCATCTGTGCCTTTCCAATTGTTTTCAAAAAACAAAAAAGTGCCAATACAAAGAGATAATCAAAATATGATTCGTTATGCTGATCGTGATGGTTTGGTTTTATTTGAAAATCTTCCTGGTGGTTGTTATTATATTAAAGAATTGGCATTGAAAAATAATAATGGTGTCGTTGCTGGCGTTAAGAAATTAAAATCTAAAGAGATGATTTTTTATCCAACTAAGTCAACACGTGTAAATTACTATTTTAAAGATGCTAAATTGTGGATCAAAAGATAA
- the recG gene encoding ATP-dependent DNA helicase RecG — MITRVDNVDVLPGVGPKRLNALHELGIFTIEDLISYFPFRYEDLGERLPSETLDGEKVTFKGIVSAPAVVTRFGKKNQTRFGLLIEHENIRVTFFNQPWIAQNIDVGQEIAVYGTYNAAKAALTGMKMINASTDALDPIYPASKQVTAKTIRHLIELAWADVRGTLDSLVPTTIREKYRLLDRNSQIEAMHFPVDMLAAKAARRSAAFEEFFVFQMRLQLLKLADQNFAGEGINYDTLALEKFEAELPFDLTPAQQKVISEILQDQKRPRHMNRLLQGDVGSGKTVVAAMAMYAVVTAGMQAAIMAPTEILAQQHALNLAQLFENAGVSLRVELLTSGLKVAARRQLLEDLESGEIDILVGTHALLQPDVAFHHLGLAVIDEQHRFGVKQRAALRENGVNPDILAMTATPIPRTLSITAYGEMDVSVIDQLPIGRKAIQTTRMSHNQLDHAIAFVKKQIDAGAQAYVVTPLIEESESLDVQNATAMYEAMQLEFPQYTVGLLHGRLSNDEKKALMADFKANHIQILVATTVIEVGVDVPNATVMLILDADRFGLAQLHQLRGRVGRGHRQSYTILVADPKTDYGTARLDAMVETTNGFILAQRDLELRGSGDILGTKQSGVPEFVVGDPIKDLTMMEIAQQEAITLVSQKDWDQQADNHALVDYLSRTMAHYRHFD, encoded by the coding sequence ATGATAACACGCGTTGATAATGTCGATGTTCTACCAGGTGTTGGGCCAAAACGGCTTAATGCTTTGCACGAACTCGGTATATTTACAATTGAAGATTTGATCAGTTATTTTCCGTTTCGATATGAAGATTTAGGTGAACGTTTACCTTCTGAAACATTAGATGGTGAAAAAGTAACGTTTAAGGGAATTGTGAGCGCGCCAGCAGTTGTAACACGATTTGGTAAAAAAAATCAAACACGGTTTGGTTTATTAATTGAACATGAAAATATACGTGTCACTTTTTTTAACCAACCTTGGATAGCGCAAAACATTGATGTCGGTCAAGAGATTGCCGTTTATGGGACGTATAATGCTGCAAAAGCTGCACTAACCGGTATGAAGATGATTAATGCAAGCACGGATGCACTGGATCCCATTTACCCGGCCTCGAAGCAAGTTACTGCCAAAACAATTCGTCACTTGATTGAGCTCGCTTGGGCTGATGTACGTGGGACACTTGACTCATTAGTGCCAACTACTATTCGGGAGAAATATCGGTTGCTGGACCGTAACAGTCAAATTGAAGCGATGCACTTTCCAGTGGATATGCTGGCTGCAAAGGCTGCGCGTCGAAGTGCTGCTTTTGAAGAGTTTTTTGTTTTTCAAATGCGGTTACAATTACTCAAACTTGCTGATCAAAATTTTGCTGGGGAAGGCATCAATTACGATACCCTAGCGCTTGAAAAGTTTGAAGCAGAATTACCGTTTGATTTAACACCTGCACAACAAAAAGTCATTTCAGAAATTTTGCAAGATCAAAAAAGGCCACGCCACATGAATCGCTTATTGCAGGGTGATGTCGGATCTGGTAAAACTGTAGTTGCGGCCATGGCAATGTATGCCGTTGTTACAGCGGGGATGCAGGCTGCCATTATGGCACCAACCGAAATTTTAGCCCAGCAACATGCGTTAAATTTAGCTCAACTATTTGAAAATGCTGGTGTATCTCTACGTGTTGAGTTATTGACGAGTGGACTTAAAGTTGCGGCTCGACGACAATTATTGGAAGATTTAGAAAGCGGCGAGATTGACATTTTAGTTGGTACGCACGCGCTACTACAGCCAGACGTGGCGTTTCATCACCTTGGATTAGCTGTTATTGATGAACAGCATCGGTTTGGTGTGAAACAGCGTGCGGCACTGCGCGAAAATGGTGTGAACCCGGACATTTTAGCGATGACTGCTACACCAATTCCACGCACATTGTCAATTACCGCGTATGGCGAAATGGATGTTTCAGTGATTGATCAATTACCAATTGGTCGTAAAGCTATTCAGACGACACGCATGAGTCATAATCAATTGGATCATGCCATTGCATTTGTCAAGAAGCAGATTGATGCGGGTGCACAGGCATATGTTGTCACACCGCTGATTGAAGAATCAGAGTCACTTGATGTCCAAAATGCCACGGCAATGTATGAAGCCATGCAATTAGAATTTCCGCAATACACGGTTGGATTATTGCATGGGCGGTTATCAAATGATGAAAAAAAAGCATTGATGGCAGACTTCAAAGCGAATCACATTCAAATATTAGTTGCAACAACTGTCATTGAAGTCGGTGTCGATGTGCCAAATGCGACTGTGATGCTAATTTTAGATGCAGACCGTTTTGGTTTGGCACAATTGCACCAACTACGTGGTCGCGTTGGCCGTGGACATCGCCAATCTTATACGATTTTAGTTGCTGACCCGAAAACGGATTATGGGACTGCACGTTTAGATGCCATGGTTGAAACAACTAATGGTTTCATACTAGCACAACGTGATCTTGAATTACGCGGTTCTGGGGATATTCTAGGCACCAAGCAATCTGGTGTACCAGAGTTTGTTGTGGGTGATCCCATCAAAGACTTGACGATGATGGAAATTGCACAACAAGAAGCCATTACACTAGTCAGTCAGAAAGATTGGGATCAACAAGCAGATAATCATGCTTTAGTTGATTACTTGTCACGTACAATGGCACATTATCGTCATTTTGACTAA
- the mutS gene encoding DNA mismatch repair protein MutS, with amino-acid sequence MVKPVDTPMMVQYHEIKSQYPDAFVFYRLGDFYELFEEDAVLGAKLLELTLTARNKNSENPVPMAGIPHHAAKNYIDILVDQGYKVAIVEQMEDPAVAKGMVKRDVVQLITPGTKMYDGAGSDKQNNYLAAILPNSDSWALAYIDLSTGELKATTIRRLTDILDELSSLEVKEVVLRQNDDLTTQQQLATQLGERGLVISTQLAIEPNATVSFLTQPLLKIDETKATAMLLNYIFDTQRRNLDHIVPAISYERLAYLKFNQDTRTNLDLVENNRTKKRAGSLLGLIDGTHTAMGSRLLKQWVLKPLRDQNDIEDRLDLVDAFRDDFFTRGALQDQLKSVYDLERLAARAAMGTMNARELVQLKRSLLAIPSIKAALAQTTSILKNASDTLDDMVDVAGLIEEAIVDDPPISVREGDIINDGFDDKIDNYRRVLQDNQTWLAQLETDERAATGIHSLKVGYNKNFGYFIEVTKANISKLEENRYERRQTLTNAERFVTPELKAHERLIIEAQAKRTQREYELFVTVRERVKANISRVQNLAQQIARLDVLSTLADVADNHRFVRPEFTTHNRVCVKQGRHPVVESLLEAGEFVANDVLLDENTTMQLITGPNMAGKSTYMRELALIVILAQMGSFVPADAAELPIFDQIFTRIGANDDMAMGQSTFMVEMAEANHALQEATAHSLILFDELGRGTATYDGMALAQAIIEFLDAHVHAKTLFSTHYHELTVLADQHDSIENVHVGAVEDESGQLHFLHQIKKGPADKSYGIHVAALAGLPETLITQAKVILTELEAQKSSIVTHDQPEERQLEQTRDQLSEQVALFNVDTINPEIKTLLDTLDNFDILTMTPVDAMNALNTLKKLRN; translated from the coding sequence ATGGTCAAGCCTGTTGATACACCCATGATGGTGCAGTATCATGAAATTAAATCGCAATACCCAGATGCCTTTGTTTTTTATCGCTTAGGCGATTTTTATGAGCTTTTCGAAGAAGATGCTGTTCTAGGAGCCAAGCTACTCGAACTAACATTGACCGCACGTAATAAAAATTCTGAAAATCCAGTACCTATGGCAGGTATTCCGCATCATGCTGCAAAAAATTATATTGACATCTTAGTTGATCAAGGGTACAAAGTAGCCATTGTGGAGCAAATGGAGGATCCAGCTGTCGCAAAGGGCATGGTTAAGCGTGATGTTGTGCAGCTTATTACACCGGGTACAAAAATGTATGATGGGGCGGGATCAGATAAGCAAAACAACTATTTAGCAGCTATTTTACCAAATAGTGACAGTTGGGCTTTGGCATATATTGATTTGTCAACAGGTGAACTAAAAGCGACAACGATTCGTCGATTAACGGATATTTTAGATGAATTGAGTTCATTAGAAGTGAAGGAAGTCGTTTTGCGTCAAAACGATGATTTGACAACACAACAACAATTAGCCACTCAGTTAGGTGAGCGTGGTCTAGTCATTTCAACTCAATTGGCTATTGAACCCAATGCAACAGTCAGTTTTTTAACGCAACCATTATTGAAGATAGACGAAACAAAAGCGACGGCTATGCTGTTAAATTATATTTTTGACACACAGCGACGCAACCTTGATCATATCGTTCCGGCTATTAGCTATGAACGTTTAGCTTATTTGAAATTCAATCAAGACACGCGCACCAATTTAGATTTAGTTGAAAACAATAGGACGAAAAAAAGAGCGGGATCATTGCTTGGTTTGATAGATGGCACGCATACTGCTATGGGCAGTCGATTGCTCAAACAGTGGGTGTTAAAACCATTGCGTGATCAAAATGACATTGAGGACCGGTTAGACTTAGTTGATGCTTTTCGAGATGATTTCTTTACCCGTGGTGCGTTGCAGGACCAGCTAAAATCAGTCTATGATTTAGAGAGATTAGCTGCACGGGCAGCGATGGGAACAATGAATGCTCGTGAATTAGTGCAATTAAAACGGTCATTATTAGCTATTCCAAGTATCAAAGCTGCTTTAGCGCAAACAACAAGTATTCTAAAAAATGCTAGTGACACACTAGATGACATGGTAGATGTAGCTGGGTTAATTGAAGAAGCAATCGTTGATGATCCGCCAATTAGTGTGCGTGAAGGGGATATTATCAACGACGGTTTTGACGACAAAATTGACAATTATCGTCGCGTTTTACAAGATAATCAAACTTGGTTGGCACAATTAGAAACAGATGAACGTGCGGCTACTGGAATTCATTCCCTCAAAGTAGGTTATAATAAAAACTTTGGTTACTTTATTGAAGTCACCAAGGCAAATATTAGTAAGCTAGAAGAAAATCGTTATGAACGACGTCAGACTTTGACTAATGCTGAGCGTTTTGTGACACCGGAACTAAAAGCGCATGAGCGATTGATTATTGAAGCGCAAGCTAAACGTACGCAACGTGAATATGAACTGTTTGTGACGGTACGCGAGCGTGTCAAAGCAAACATCAGTCGTGTGCAAAACTTAGCACAACAGATTGCGCGGTTAGATGTTTTATCAACGTTGGCTGATGTTGCCGATAATCACCGTTTTGTTCGCCCAGAGTTTACCACACATAATCGTGTTTGTGTTAAACAAGGTCGTCACCCTGTGGTGGAATCATTATTGGAAGCGGGTGAATTTGTTGCCAACGATGTGTTGCTTGACGAAAATACCACGATGCAGTTAATTACTGGACCAAATATGGCCGGAAAATCAACTTATATGCGCGAGTTAGCGTTAATTGTCATTCTTGCTCAAATGGGTAGTTTTGTACCTGCAGATGCAGCAGAGTTGCCTATTTTTGATCAAATATTTACACGTATTGGTGCTAATGATGATATGGCGATGGGCCAATCGACGTTTATGGTTGAAATGGCGGAAGCCAATCACGCATTACAAGAGGCTACTGCACATTCACTCATTTTATTTGATGAATTAGGTCGAGGAACGGCAACTTATGATGGTATGGCGTTGGCACAGGCAATCATTGAATTTTTAGATGCTCATGTGCATGCTAAAACATTATTTTCAACGCACTATCATGAATTAACAGTTCTGGCAGATCAACATGATAGTATTGAGAATGTTCATGTTGGTGCTGTTGAGGACGAGTCAGGGCAATTGCATTTCTTACACCAAATTAAGAAAGGGCCAGCGGACAAATCTTATGGTATTCATGTTGCGGCATTAGCTGGGTTACCTGAGACGTTAATTACGCAGGCTAAAGTCATTTTGACTGAACTGGAAGCACAAAAATCAAGTATTGTGACACATGATCAACCAGAAGAAAGACAGTTAGAACAAACAAGGGATCAATTGTCTGAACAAGTCGCGTTATTTAATGTCGATACGATCAATCCAGAGATCAAAACATTGCTTGATACGTTAGACAACTTTGATATTTTAACGATGACACCAGTAGATGCCATGAATGCTTTGAATACGCTAAAAAAGCTGAGAAATTAG
- the mutL gene encoding DNA mismatch repair endonuclease MutL has protein sequence MGKIHELSNLLANQIAAGEVIERPASVVKELVENAIDSGATQIEVVVEDAGEALIRVVDNGAGIDPEDVPLAFTRHATSKIVDRHDLFNIMSLGFRGEALPSIAAIADVTLNTTTHDAPEGLMYHIKGGKQVSATPANGRFGTVVSVRDLFYNTPARLKYLKRPQTELSKIADIMNRLALSYTNIAFTITADGRVLLKTTGNGNQQQVIAAIYGRESAQKMLSIAGEDDDFNITGYVSLPELTRGSREYLTILVNGRFIKNFTVSNAVIHGYGSKLMVGRFPMGVVNINTDPLLIDVNVHPQKSEIRLSKETELSALIVKTIQERLAEENLIPDAYENLYGKKQVSQTTRPTQTAPWVQKNVSEVGQARPNVTTNTGSDIAGISITKRTQLSQNTVQDFFNKYTNEATLPVFNDLEQDMAQVTEPVTTYQSSVYDDVVAQQETLDVIPDKPSGFPELSYIGQMHGTFLFAQSADSLFLIDQHAAQERINYEYYRQKIGEVSADKQRLLVPITINYTASDMLKIADHEQELVDVGLAVTQFGPTTVIIREHPTWFETGQEEETIREMIDWILRDGSLTVAKFRERAAIMMSCKRAIKANMHLSDSQAKALLQSLSLAKNPYNCPHGRPVLTQLTLTEMEKMFKRIQDSHEKWETYDNHPY, from the coding sequence ATGGGAAAAATACATGAACTCTCAAATTTATTAGCTAACCAAATTGCTGCAGGTGAAGTGATCGAAAGACCGGCTAGTGTGGTGAAAGAACTGGTTGAAAACGCGATTGATTCAGGTGCAACCCAAATTGAAGTGGTTGTTGAAGATGCTGGTGAAGCGTTAATTCGTGTTGTTGATAATGGCGCTGGTATTGATCCTGAAGATGTGCCACTAGCATTTACACGCCATGCGACCAGTAAAATTGTCGATCGACATGATTTATTTAACATCATGTCGCTTGGTTTTCGAGGTGAAGCCTTGCCTTCAATTGCAGCCATTGCTGATGTGACATTAAATACAACGACGCATGATGCACCGGAAGGACTAATGTATCACATAAAGGGCGGTAAACAAGTCAGTGCGACACCTGCAAATGGTCGTTTTGGCACTGTCGTATCTGTTCGTGATTTGTTTTATAATACGCCCGCACGTCTCAAATATCTCAAACGACCGCAAACTGAATTATCTAAAATTGCAGATATTATGAATAGACTAGCTTTATCCTACACTAATATTGCTTTTACAATTACTGCAGATGGTCGTGTATTGCTCAAAACAACTGGTAATGGTAATCAACAACAAGTTATTGCTGCAATTTATGGTCGTGAATCGGCACAAAAAATGTTATCCATTGCGGGCGAAGATGATGATTTTAATATCACGGGATATGTTTCACTACCAGAATTAACACGAGGATCACGTGAATATTTAACCATTTTAGTTAATGGCCGTTTTATTAAAAATTTTACGGTTTCTAATGCAGTGATTCATGGCTACGGGTCAAAATTGATGGTTGGGCGTTTTCCAATGGGTGTGGTTAATATTAATACGGACCCACTTTTGATTGATGTTAATGTGCATCCACAAAAATCAGAAATACGTCTATCCAAAGAAACAGAACTTTCTGCGTTGATCGTTAAAACGATTCAAGAACGATTAGCTGAGGAAAATTTAATTCCAGACGCTTACGAAAATTTATACGGGAAAAAGCAGGTATCTCAAACCACGCGCCCAACACAAACTGCGCCTTGGGTACAAAAAAATGTGTCAGAAGTAGGGCAAGCACGGCCAAATGTAACGACAAATACAGGGTCAGATATTGCGGGCATTAGTATCACAAAACGTACCCAACTGTCACAAAATACTGTACAAGATTTTTTTAACAAATACACCAATGAGGCTACTTTGCCAGTGTTTAATGACCTTGAACAAGATATGGCACAAGTGACAGAGCCGGTGACGACATATCAGTCGTCTGTTTATGACGACGTTGTAGCCCAGCAAGAAACGTTGGATGTCATCCCAGACAAGCCAAGTGGCTTTCCGGAGTTATCATATATTGGGCAAATGCATGGCACATTTTTATTTGCTCAAAGTGCAGATAGTCTGTTTTTAATCGACCAACATGCTGCTCAAGAGCGCATTAATTATGAATACTATCGTCAAAAAATAGGTGAAGTTAGTGCTGATAAACAACGACTTTTAGTACCAATTACAATTAATTACACTGCTTCTGACATGCTAAAAATTGCAGATCATGAACAAGAGTTAGTTGATGTAGGGTTAGCGGTAACGCAATTTGGACCAACAACAGTCATTATTCGTGAACATCCAACGTGGTTTGAAACTGGTCAAGAAGAAGAGACTATTCGTGAAATGATTGACTGGATATTACGTGATGGTTCGTTAACGGTTGCGAAATTTAGAGAACGAGCAGCCATTATGATGAGTTGCAAACGTGCGATAAAAGCAAATATGCATTTATCTGATAGTCAAGCAAAAGCCCTACTACAAAGTCTGTCACTAGCTAAAAATCCGTATAACTGTCCACATGGCCGACCAGTATTAACTCAATTGACACTAACAGAGATGGAAAAAATGTTTAAACGTATTCAAGATTCACATGAAAAATGGGAGACGTACGATAATCACCCTTATTAA
- a CDS encoding DUF1456 family protein has translation MNNNDIIIRLRYALNIQNEDMLKIFKLGGVSIDEAQLHTLLTKQNDESPRDEKVDMHQLESFMNGLIISQRGQKFGADLKPVPPTFDMHKEADINNVVMKKLKIAMSYTSDDYMSFLKSAGVTISNNELSAVLRRPDHRNYKPAGDRYLRNILKGMAVEYRPADVKKATRK, from the coding sequence ATGAACAACAATGATATTATTATTCGCTTAAGGTATGCGTTAAATATTCAGAATGAGGATATGCTTAAAATTTTTAAATTAGGTGGGGTGTCCATTGATGAGGCACAACTGCATACCTTGTTAACCAAACAAAATGATGAGAGTCCTCGTGATGAAAAAGTTGATATGCACCAACTTGAATCATTTATGAACGGTTTAATTATTTCTCAGCGTGGTCAAAAATTTGGTGCTGATTTGAAACCCGTACCACCAACATTTGATATGCATAAGGAAGCAGATATTAACAATGTTGTCATGAAAAAGCTCAAAATTGCGATGTCTTACACCAGTGATGATTATATGAGCTTTCTAAAATCGGCAGGTGTCACCATTTCAAACAACGAGTTGAGTGCTGTGTTGCGCCGACCAGATCATCGTAATTATAAACCAGCAGGTGATCGTTATTTGCGAAATATATTAAAGGGGATGGCCGTGGAATATCGGCCGGCTGATGTTAAAAAAGCTACTCGAAAATAA
- the ndk gene encoding nucleoside-diphosphate kinase, whose translation MTEKTLMLIKPDGVQRAKVGEIIQRIENKGYQIINMKMVTPTRALLDLHYAEHVDKPYYPALVDYMTSGPVVVMIGEGTNIVAGWRTLMGETNPTKAAPGTIRGDLGREWPQEAMMNVVHGSDSIVSAQREISLWFN comes from the coding sequence ATGACCGAAAAGACATTAATGTTAATTAAGCCAGATGGCGTACAACGCGCTAAAGTAGGCGAAATTATACAACGTATTGAAAATAAAGGGTACCAAATTATAAATATGAAAATGGTCACGCCAACGAGAGCATTGTTAGACTTGCATTATGCTGAACATGTTGATAAACCCTACTACCCGGCACTGGTCGATTATATGACTTCAGGACCTGTTGTTGTGATGATTGGCGAAGGCACCAATATTGTAGCAGGATGGCGTACGTTGATGGGCGAAACGAATCCCACAAAAGCAGCTCCCGGTACAATTCGTGGTGATTTGGGACGTGAATGGCCTCAAGAAGCCATGATGAATGTCGTTCATGGGTCAGATAGTATTGTATCTGCACAACGTGAAATCAGCTTATGGTTTAATTAG
- the murB gene encoding UDP-N-acetylmuramate dehydrogenase, protein MKLDDITIFEQTALAPYAHTQVGGTVEYLAIPKTLLALQKLLNWAKTNGHEIHIFGRLSNLVVRNGGLKGLSILLHELRDIHVDQNTITADAGADLILVAETAMENNLTGLEWAAGIPGSVGGAIFMNAGAYGGQASMVTVSATAIMPNGELKRFPAEKLDFDYRQSVFQTNGGVIVSATFALLPDNKQNIQSRMDDNNFKRANKQPLNYPSNGSVFKRPEGFFAGKLIMDSELQGVRIGGVEVSKKHAGFMVNIGNGTGNDYEDLIHFVQKTVKTKFGVTLETEVRIMGER, encoded by the coding sequence ATGAAATTAGATGATATAACGATATTTGAACAGACAGCTTTAGCACCTTATGCACACACACAAGTGGGTGGTACGGTAGAATACTTAGCCATACCAAAGACATTATTAGCATTACAAAAATTATTGAATTGGGCCAAAACAAATGGGCATGAAATTCATATTTTTGGGCGTTTATCTAATTTGGTTGTTCGTAATGGTGGCCTTAAAGGGTTGTCAATTTTATTACATGAGTTGCGTGATATTCATGTTGACCAAAATACGATAACAGCTGATGCTGGTGCTGACTTAATTTTAGTTGCTGAAACCGCGATGGAAAATAACTTAACTGGACTCGAATGGGCTGCAGGTATTCCTGGATCTGTTGGTGGTGCAATTTTTATGAACGCTGGCGCCTATGGCGGTCAGGCTTCTATGGTCACGGTTTCAGCAACGGCGATCATGCCAAATGGTGAATTAAAGCGTTTTCCTGCAGAAAAATTGGATTTTGACTACCGCCAATCTGTTTTTCAAACTAATGGTGGGGTAATCGTTAGTGCAACTTTTGCGTTGTTGCCAGATAATAAACAGAATATACAATCGCGTATGGATGACAATAATTTTAAACGTGCTAACAAGCAACCATTAAACTATCCTTCAAACGGCTCAGTATTTAAACGACCGGAGGGCTTCTTTGCTGGCAAACTCATTATGGATTCCGAATTACAGGGCGTACGTATTGGTGGTGTTGAAGTTTCCAAAAAACATGCTGGATTTATGGTCAATATTGGTAACGGCACAGGAAATGATTATGAAGATTTGATTCATTTTGTACAAAAAACCGTTAAAACCAAATTTGGTGTGACATTAGAAACGGAAGTACGTATTATGGGGGAACGATAA